A section of the Streptomyces sp. Je 1-369 genome encodes:
- a CDS encoding alpha/beta fold hydrolase → MTDVRFFARRYGPPPREARPSFVLVHGLGLSGRYFVPLARRLAAGGTSVLVPDLPGNGRSRSAVRRAPDVGQLADALAHGLARGLGRAFSTGPTVLVANSVGCQVVAALAARHPHLVSHLVLVGPALDPGLSGLRQFGRLVADAPREPLSLLALAGFDYLVTGPLRCAASFRHSLRDAAAAFEANLSRVRAPTLVVRGAGDTIASDAWTRRVADLVADGYARDLPDAAHAAHFGAPDALAALIENFMAGEPG, encoded by the coding sequence ATGACTGATGTCCGCTTCTTCGCCCGCAGGTACGGGCCTCCACCGCGCGAGGCCCGCCCGTCCTTCGTGCTCGTCCACGGACTCGGGCTCTCGGGCCGCTACTTCGTGCCGCTCGCGCGTCGGTTGGCCGCGGGCGGCACGAGCGTTCTCGTGCCGGATCTGCCGGGCAACGGGCGCTCTCGGTCCGCCGTACGCCGTGCGCCCGATGTCGGACAGCTCGCGGATGCCCTGGCGCACGGCCTGGCGCGCGGCCTGGGCCGTGCGTTCTCGACGGGGCCCACTGTCCTGGTGGCCAACTCGGTCGGCTGCCAGGTGGTCGCGGCCCTGGCCGCCCGCCACCCCCACCTGGTGAGCCACCTGGTGCTGGTCGGCCCCGCGCTCGACCCCGGCCTCTCCGGGCTGCGTCAGTTCGGGCGGCTCGTCGCCGACGCCCCCAGGGAGCCCCTGAGCCTGCTCGCGCTGGCCGGGTTCGACTACCTGGTCACCGGCCCCCTGCGCTGCGCTGCCTCCTTCCGCCACTCGCTGCGGGACGCGGCCGCCGCATTCGAGGCGAACCTGTCCCGGGTCCGCGCGCCCACCCTCGTCGTACGTGGAGCGGGTGACACCATCGCCTCCGACGCGTGGACGCGACGCGTGGCGGATCTCGTCGCCGACGGGTACGCGCGGGATCTCCCGGACGCCGCCCACGCGGCCCACTTCGGCGCGCCGGATGCCCTCGCCGCGCTGATCGAGAACTTCATGGCGGGAGAGCCCGGATGA
- a CDS encoding NPP1 family protein: MKPESKPEPEPKSKSKSRRVVRRASLSVGGALTLVVAFAGSAVAAPPQALPANADGTEQTFQPAYDYDGDGCYPTPAIGPDGTVNGGLKPSGAVNGQCRDASDLANTNGYSRTKCDNGWCAVMYGLYFEKDQAVAGSGLGGHRHDWEHVVVWVKDGRAEYVATSAHGKFRIHPRDQIRWDGTHPKVVYHKDGIGTHCFRAATAGDEPPENHRGNWQFPALIGWNGYPAGLRDRLSAHDFGSATFGLKDASFPGHLAAALPAGVPFDVNA, encoded by the coding sequence GTGAAGCCGGAGTCGAAGCCAGAGCCAGAGCCGAAGTCGAAGTCGAAGTCGCGCAGAGTGGTCCGCCGTGCGTCCCTGTCCGTCGGCGGTGCCCTCACCCTGGTCGTGGCCTTCGCGGGATCGGCCGTCGCCGCGCCGCCGCAGGCCCTGCCCGCGAACGCCGACGGCACCGAGCAGACGTTCCAGCCCGCCTACGACTACGACGGCGACGGCTGCTACCCGACGCCCGCCATCGGCCCCGACGGAACGGTGAACGGCGGACTCAAGCCGAGCGGCGCCGTCAACGGGCAGTGCCGCGACGCGAGCGACCTCGCCAACACCAACGGATACTCCCGCACCAAGTGCGACAACGGCTGGTGCGCCGTCATGTACGGCCTCTACTTCGAGAAGGACCAGGCCGTGGCCGGCAGCGGCCTCGGCGGCCACCGGCACGACTGGGAGCACGTCGTGGTGTGGGTGAAGGACGGGCGAGCCGAGTACGTCGCCACGTCCGCCCACGGCAAGTTCCGCATCCACCCGCGCGACCAGATCCGCTGGGACGGCACCCACCCGAAGGTCGTCTACCACAAGGACGGCATCGGCACCCACTGCTTCCGCGCCGCGACCGCGGGCGACGAGCCGCCCGAGAACCACCGCGGCAACTGGCAGTTCCCCGCGCTCATCGGCTGGAACGGCTATCCGGCGGGCCTACGGGACCGACTGAGCGCCCACGACTTCGGCAGCGCCACCTTCGGCCTCAAGGACGCGAGCTTCCCCGGTCACCTGGCCGCGGCGCTGCCGGCCGGTGTGCCGTTCGACGTCAACGCCTGA
- a CDS encoding antitoxin, with protein sequence MSVMDKLKQMLKGHEDKAGQGIDKAGDFVDDRTQGKYSSQVDTAQDKLKDQFGSDRSQQDPPQS encoded by the coding sequence ATGTCGGTCATGGACAAGCTCAAGCAGATGCTCAAGGGGCACGAGGACAAGGCCGGGCAGGGAATCGACAAGGCAGGCGACTTCGTCGACGACAGGACCCAGGGCAAGTACTCCAGCCAGGTCGACACCGCCCAGGACAAGCTCAAGGACCAGTTCGGCTCGGACCGGTCCCAGCAGGACCCGCCGCAGAGCTAG
- a CDS encoding pyridine nucleotide-disulfide oxidoreductase: protein MNVRVGETGRGGRTVVLGAGMAGMLAAAVLAGRMDEVVLVDRDRMPETAGPRRGLPQARHAHMVMSGGASVIDALLPGTVDAWVAAGARKLGVTDGIVVLGPQGWFPRRPGSKFLVSCTRDLLDAVVRARVLGLPQVALREGAEAVELLGDLRRVTGVAVRDIDSGTVENLEADLVVDASGRGSQASRHLARLGVPAVQEEVVDAGQVYATRLFRAPPGTQDFPLVSLQADPRAGTPGRGATLLPVEGGRWLVTIAGTRGGEPTRGAVDFEPFARSLRDPLVADLISRAEPLTDVHLTRSTVNRRRRFDRLPAAPDGFVALGDAVATFNPVYGQGLSVAAHSAAALDRALGERPARREGFARHVQRSVARATGGPWDLATGEDLNYPDTTGPQLPAAARLLRGYTQRMMRTATGNTAVLRALTDLMTLSAPLTCLARPQVLLGVARGPGRDAQTGPSITPEELAVCGLSSTRR from the coding sequence ATGAACGTACGAGTCGGGGAGACCGGCCGAGGCGGTCGCACGGTCGTCCTGGGCGCGGGCATGGCCGGGATGCTGGCGGCCGCCGTCCTGGCGGGCCGGATGGACGAGGTGGTGCTCGTCGACCGGGACCGCATGCCGGAGACGGCAGGACCGCGCCGCGGGCTGCCGCAGGCCCGCCACGCGCACATGGTGATGTCGGGCGGCGCGAGCGTCATCGACGCCCTGCTGCCCGGCACCGTCGACGCCTGGGTGGCCGCGGGGGCGCGGAAGCTGGGAGTGACGGACGGCATCGTCGTGCTCGGGCCCCAGGGCTGGTTCCCGCGCAGGCCCGGCAGCAAGTTCCTCGTCTCCTGCACCCGGGACCTCCTCGACGCGGTGGTGCGCGCACGCGTCCTGGGTCTGCCGCAAGTGGCACTGCGGGAAGGCGCCGAGGCCGTGGAGCTCCTCGGCGACCTGCGCCGGGTCACCGGAGTGGCCGTGCGGGACATCGACAGCGGCACCGTGGAGAATCTGGAGGCGGACCTCGTCGTCGACGCCTCGGGCCGCGGCTCGCAGGCCTCCCGGCACCTCGCCAGGCTCGGAGTGCCCGCCGTCCAGGAAGAGGTCGTGGACGCCGGGCAGGTCTACGCCACCCGGCTGTTCCGCGCGCCGCCCGGCACGCAGGACTTCCCGCTCGTCAGCCTCCAGGCCGACCCGCGCGCCGGAACACCCGGCCGGGGCGCCACCCTGCTGCCCGTCGAGGGCGGCCGCTGGCTGGTCACCATCGCCGGCACCCGCGGCGGCGAACCCACCAGGGGCGCCGTCGACTTCGAGCCGTTCGCCCGCAGCCTGCGCGACCCTCTCGTGGCCGACCTGATCTCACGCGCCGAGCCACTGACCGACGTCCACCTCACCCGCAGCACCGTCAACCGACGCCGCCGCTTCGACCGGCTGCCCGCAGCGCCGGACGGGTTCGTCGCCCTGGGCGACGCGGTCGCCACCTTCAACCCCGTCTACGGCCAGGGCCTGTCGGTGGCCGCCCACAGCGCCGCCGCTCTGGACCGGGCCCTCGGCGAGCGCCCTGCCCGCCGCGAGGGATTCGCCCGGCACGTCCAGCGGTCCGTGGCCCGTGCGACGGGCGGCCCCTGGGACCTGGCCACCGGCGAGGACCTCAACTACCCCGACACCACGGGACCTCAACTCCCGGCCGCCGCACGCCTGTTGCGCGGATACACCCAGCGGATGATGCGCACCGCCACCGGTAACACGGCGGTCCTGCGCGCACTCACCGACCTCATGACCCTCTCCGCGCCCCTGACCTGCCTGGCCAGGCCGCAGGTGCTGCTCGGCGTCGCCCGGGGGCCGGGACGGGACGCCCAGACGGGGCCGTCCATCACACCCGAGGAGCTCGCGGTGTGCGGACTGAGCAGTACGCGACGCTGA
- a CDS encoding discoidin domain-containing protein translates to MTYSLGARPRAARLTAVLLAGTLVASVPSVAAKAAPDGDTTPAAHCRTGDGWTLGTTTRADAKDTHHAFVGNGYLGQRVPPNGAGYTESEAKTGWPLFTPRYDGSFVSGLYAHNKKTAEDRQAVAALPNWTALTVSTGGEHGDTFNSSTPSGRISDYRQSLLLHCGVVRTSLTWTAADGRRTDLVYEVLADRTNPHVGAVRMKMTPHWSGRATVTDMLDGRGARRIQQTGGGDRIGGHRDGSRTAPSMDVAFRTDGTKVDGAVASTLRAGHGAHGAMAQQAARAQDLTARQGFALPVRRGQSYDFTKYVGIDTGLTSRAPRRDATATSQRAADRGWKTMLRSHTAAWAELWRADIEVRGQREMQSWVRSAQYGLLANTREGASNSIAPAGLTSDNYAGLVFWDAETWMYPGLLATRPELAKSVVDYRYRTRAGARENARKLGYEGLFYPWNSGSSGNLGKECHSVDPPHCRTQIHLQSDISLATWQYYLATKDTDWLRERGYPVMKGIAEFWAGRVSRNKDGSYSIKDTAGPDEYSNGVDDAVFTNAGAVTALRHATRAAELAGERAPAKWKTIADRIRIPYDEGRKVFQQYDGYKGSTIKQADTVLLMYPLEWKMPEGAAAATLDYYAQRTDPDGPAMTDSVHAIDAAGIGEPGCSTYTYLERSIKPFVRGPFAQFSEARGDKAGAEDPLSGSPAHDFLTGKGGFLQTFTNGLTGMRMRESSLHLDPMLPPQLDPGVTLRGLSWQGRTYDIEIGARRTTVRLTDGAPMTLDTPQGKRTLDKGAPVVLETRRPDLTPTTNLARCTTAKASSEQPGMYAGAALDGNSATAWVPDGANGRLTTDLTKPVRVKKVTPTWSDTEPTAHSVELSLDGRNWHRMDADDPRLARYVRVTVRGEEGAKKHPGVAELTVD, encoded by the coding sequence ATGACGTACTCCCTCGGTGCGCGGCCGCGCGCCGCCCGACTGACCGCGGTGCTGCTGGCCGGAACCCTCGTCGCCTCGGTGCCGTCGGTCGCCGCGAAGGCGGCCCCGGACGGCGACACCACCCCCGCCGCGCACTGCCGCACGGGTGACGGCTGGACCCTCGGCACCACGACCCGGGCCGACGCGAAGGACACCCACCACGCCTTCGTCGGCAACGGCTACCTGGGGCAACGCGTACCGCCCAATGGTGCCGGATACACCGAAAGCGAGGCCAAGACGGGCTGGCCGCTCTTCACCCCGCGCTACGACGGCTCCTTCGTGTCCGGCCTCTACGCACACAACAAGAAGACCGCCGAGGACCGTCAGGCCGTCGCCGCCCTGCCCAACTGGACCGCCCTCACGGTCAGCACGGGCGGAGAGCACGGCGATACCTTCAACTCTTCTACGCCGTCCGGCCGCATCTCCGACTACCGCCAGTCGCTCCTCCTGCACTGCGGTGTCGTCCGTACGTCGCTGACCTGGACGGCCGCCGACGGCCGCCGCACCGACCTCGTCTACGAGGTGCTCGCCGACCGCACCAACCCGCACGTCGGTGCCGTGCGGATGAAGATGACGCCGCACTGGAGCGGCAGGGCCACCGTCACCGACATGCTGGACGGCCGCGGCGCCCGCCGCATCCAGCAGACCGGCGGCGGCGACCGGATTGGCGGACACCGTGACGGCTCCCGGACCGCGCCGAGCATGGACGTCGCCTTCCGCACGGACGGCACGAAGGTCGACGGCGCCGTCGCCTCCACGCTGCGCGCGGGCCACGGAGCGCACGGAGCCATGGCCCAACAGGCCGCGCGTGCCCAGGACCTGACGGCACGCCAGGGCTTCGCCCTGCCGGTCCGGCGCGGACAGTCGTACGACTTCACCAAGTACGTCGGCATCGATACGGGTCTGACCTCCCGTGCACCGCGCCGGGACGCCACCGCCACCTCGCAACGGGCCGCCGACCGCGGCTGGAAGACCATGCTGCGGTCGCACACCGCCGCGTGGGCCGAACTGTGGCGCGCCGACATCGAGGTGCGCGGGCAGCGCGAGATGCAGTCATGGGTGCGGTCAGCGCAGTACGGGCTGCTCGCCAACACCCGCGAAGGCGCCTCCAACAGCATCGCTCCCGCGGGCCTGACCAGCGACAATTATGCGGGTCTCGTCTTCTGGGACGCCGAGACCTGGATGTACCCGGGTCTGCTCGCCACTCGGCCCGAGCTCGCCAAGTCCGTGGTCGACTACCGCTACCGCACCCGCGCGGGCGCCCGCGAGAACGCCAGGAAGCTCGGCTACGAAGGGCTCTTCTACCCCTGGAACAGCGGTAGTTCGGGCAACCTCGGCAAGGAGTGCCACAGCGTCGATCCGCCGCACTGCCGCACCCAGATCCACCTCCAGTCCGACATCTCCCTCGCCACCTGGCAGTACTACCTGGCCACCAAGGACACGGACTGGCTGCGCGAGCGCGGTTACCCGGTCATGAAGGGCATCGCCGAGTTCTGGGCGGGCCGCGTCAGCCGCAACAAGGACGGCAGCTACTCGATCAAGGACACGGCCGGGCCCGACGAGTACAGCAACGGCGTCGACGACGCGGTCTTCACCAACGCGGGGGCCGTCACCGCCCTGCGCCACGCCACCCGCGCCGCCGAACTGGCCGGGGAGCGGGCACCCGCCAAGTGGAAGACCATCGCCGACCGCATCCGCATCCCGTACGACGAGGGACGCAAGGTCTTCCAGCAGTACGACGGTTACAAGGGCAGCACCATCAAGCAGGCCGACACGGTCCTCCTGATGTACCCGCTGGAGTGGAAGATGCCCGAGGGCGCGGCGGCCGCCACCCTCGACTACTACGCGCAGCGCACCGACCCGGACGGACCGGCCATGACGGACTCGGTGCACGCCATCGACGCCGCCGGGATCGGTGAGCCGGGCTGCTCCACGTACACCTACCTGGAGCGCTCCATCAAGCCGTTCGTCCGCGGCCCCTTCGCGCAGTTCTCGGAGGCCCGCGGCGACAAGGCGGGCGCCGAGGACCCCCTGTCGGGCTCGCCCGCGCACGACTTCCTCACCGGCAAGGGCGGCTTCCTGCAGACCTTCACCAACGGTCTGACCGGCATGCGGATGCGGGAGAGCAGCCTCCACCTCGACCCGATGCTGCCTCCGCAGCTCGACCCCGGCGTCACCCTGCGCGGCCTTTCCTGGCAGGGGCGCACGTACGACATCGAGATCGGCGCCCGCCGCACGACCGTGCGCCTCACCGACGGCGCGCCCATGACACTCGACACCCCGCAGGGCAAGCGGACGCTCGACAAGGGAGCCCCCGTCGTCCTGGAGACCCGCCGCCCCGACCTGACCCCCACGACCAACTTGGCCCGCTGCACCACCGCCAAGGCCTCCTCCGAGCAGCCCGGCATGTACGCGGGCGCCGCCCTCGACGGCAACTCGGCCACGGCCTGGGTCCCCGACGGCGCGAACGGCCGCCTCACGACGGACCTCACCAAGCCGGTGCGCGTCAAGAAGGTCACCCCCACCTGGAGCGACACCGAGCCGACCGCCCACAGCGTCGAGCTCTCCCTCGACGGGCGGAACTGGCACCGGATGGACGCGGACGACCCGCGGCTCGCGCGGTACGTGCGGGTGACGGTGCGCGGTGAGGAGGGGGCGAAGAAGCACCCGGGAGTCGCGGAACTGACGGTTGATTAG
- a CDS encoding alpha/beta fold hydrolase, giving the protein MFDDFELTWCEGDGVRLRVRHGGAGPAVLLLHGHPRTHVTWHRVAPLLVTAGYTVVCPDLRGYGGSEKPPTDERHSPYSKRAMARDCLAVMRGLGHERFAVVGHDRGAYVASRLTLDHPESVSALSVLDAVPIGEALRRCDATFAARWWHWFFLGQTDKCAERVIDADPDAWYRAGPEQMGADAYEDYRRAIHDPATVHAMCEDYRAGLGVDREHDDADRRTGRRIECPLQVLWATRDDMVDLYGDVLGVWRDWAAGPPVGGPVASGHHMAEEAPDELAAALVGFWS; this is encoded by the coding sequence GTGTTCGACGACTTCGAGCTGACGTGGTGCGAGGGCGACGGCGTGCGACTGCGGGTCCGGCACGGAGGGGCCGGGCCCGCGGTGCTGCTCCTGCACGGTCACCCTCGTACCCACGTGACGTGGCATCGAGTCGCCCCGCTGCTGGTCACGGCCGGCTATACGGTCGTCTGCCCGGACCTGCGGGGCTACGGCGGCTCCGAGAAGCCGCCGACCGACGAGCGGCACAGTCCGTACTCCAAGCGCGCCATGGCACGTGACTGCCTCGCGGTGATGCGCGGACTCGGGCACGAACGGTTCGCCGTGGTGGGGCACGACCGGGGCGCGTACGTGGCGTCGCGCCTCACCCTGGACCACCCGGAGTCCGTGTCCGCCCTGAGCGTCCTCGACGCCGTCCCCATCGGCGAGGCACTGCGGCGCTGCGACGCGACGTTCGCCGCGCGATGGTGGCACTGGTTCTTCCTCGGCCAGACCGACAAGTGCGCCGAACGCGTCATCGACGCCGACCCCGACGCCTGGTACAGGGCCGGCCCCGAGCAGATGGGTGCCGACGCGTACGAGGACTACCGGCGCGCCATCCACGACCCGGCCACCGTGCACGCCATGTGCGAGGACTACCGGGCGGGCCTCGGCGTCGACCGGGAGCACGACGACGCCGACCGGCGGACCGGTCGGCGCATCGAGTGTCCTCTGCAGGTGCTGTGGGCCACCCGCGACGACATGGTGGATCTCTACGGCGACGTGCTGGGCGTCTGGCGTGACTGGGCGGCCGGCCCGCCGGTCGGGGGCCCCGTCGCATCCGGCCACCACATGGCCGAGGAGGCCCCCGACGAACTCGCCGCCGCCCTGGTCGGGTTCTGGAGCTGA
- a CDS encoding MarR family winged helix-turn-helix transcriptional regulator: MAEPGKCREDVDDVEAVTRAVLTASRLLIAVSARSLAQVEERVTLPQFRMLVVLSTRGATKLVTLAEHLQVAPSTAMRMVDRLIAMGLADRQVNPHDRRETSLQVTEEGRRTVETVTARRREEVTAIVERLAPEQRGALVAALTAFNEAGGEPQVADADGRTPQPLGWAEATAGRGA; the protein is encoded by the coding sequence ATGGCCGAACCCGGGAAGTGTCGTGAGGACGTGGACGACGTCGAGGCGGTGACCCGAGCGGTCCTGACGGCGTCGAGGCTGCTCATCGCCGTGTCGGCGCGATCCCTGGCGCAGGTCGAGGAACGAGTGACGCTCCCTCAGTTCCGCATGCTCGTCGTCCTGTCGACGCGGGGCGCCACGAAACTGGTCACGCTCGCCGAGCATCTGCAGGTGGCGCCGTCGACCGCCATGCGGATGGTGGACCGGCTCATCGCGATGGGGCTGGCCGACCGGCAGGTGAACCCTCACGACCGGCGTGAGACGTCGCTCCAGGTCACCGAGGAGGGGCGGCGGACCGTCGAGACCGTCACCGCCCGGCGCCGGGAAGAGGTCACGGCCATCGTCGAACGGCTCGCTCCCGAGCAACGCGGGGCGCTGGTGGCGGCGTTGACCGCGTTCAACGAAGCAGGCGGTGAACCGCAGGTGGCGGACGCGGACGGCCGGACGCCACAGCCGCTCGGCTGGGCCGAGGCGACGGCCGGCCGCGGGGCCTGA
- the metE gene encoding 5-methyltetrahydropteroyltriglutamate--homocysteine S-methyltransferase, with the protein MTTRTAAAAARATVYGYPRQGPNRELKKAVEGYWKGRVTADALRAAAADLRRANWRELADAGMGEVPTGDFSYYDHVLDTTVMVGAIPERHRAAADADALDGYFAMARGTQDVAPLEMTKWFDTNYHYLVPELGPGTVFTADSSKQVAEFKEARALGLTARPVLVGPVTYLLLAKPAPGVAADFDPLTLLDRLLPVYAEVLADLRAAGAEWIQLDEPALVQDRTAADLNAAERAYRDLGALTDRPKLLVASYFDRLGDALPVLAKAPVEGLALDFTGAAAANLEALASVGGLPGKRLVAGVVNGRNIWVNDMEKSLAILGTLLGLAERVDVAASCSLLHVPIDTGLERDIEPQILRWLAFARQKTGEIVTLARGLARGTHTISTQLAANRADLASRAGSPITRDPAVRARTGAVTDADARRSQPYAERAAAQRTALGLPLLPTTTIGSFPQTGELRTARADLRAGRIDGAGYEERIKAEIQEVISFQEKTGIDVLVHGEPERNDMVQYFAEQLTGYLATQHGWVQSYGTRYVRPPILAGDISRPEPMTVRWTTYAQSLTGRPVKGMLTGPVTMLAWSFVRDDQPLGDTARQVALALRDEVDDLEAAGTSVIQVDEPALRETLPLRAADHPAYLAWATESFRLTTSGVRPDTQIHTHMCYAEFGDIVQAIDDLDADVISLEAARSHMQVARELAAHGYPREAGPGVYDIHSPRVPGAEEAAALLREGLEAIPAERLWVNPDCGLKTRGWPETRSSLENLVAAARTVREEIGTSTS; encoded by the coding sequence GTGACCACCAGGACCGCAGCCGCGGCAGCACGGGCCACCGTGTACGGCTACCCCCGCCAGGGCCCGAACCGTGAACTGAAGAAGGCCGTCGAGGGCTACTGGAAGGGCCGCGTCACCGCCGACGCCCTCCGCGCCGCCGCCGCCGACCTCCGCCGCGCCAACTGGCGCGAGCTCGCCGACGCCGGCATGGGCGAAGTCCCCACCGGCGACTTCTCGTACTACGACCACGTCCTGGACACCACCGTCATGGTGGGCGCGATCCCGGAGCGGCACCGCGCCGCGGCCGACGCGGACGCCCTCGACGGCTACTTCGCCATGGCGCGCGGCACGCAGGACGTGGCGCCGCTCGAGATGACGAAGTGGTTCGACACCAACTATCACTATCTGGTACCGGAGTTGGGTCCGGGCACGGTGTTCACCGCCGACTCGTCCAAGCAGGTGGCCGAGTTCAAGGAGGCCCGTGCGCTGGGGCTGACGGCGCGGCCCGTGCTCGTCGGGCCGGTCACGTACCTCCTGCTGGCCAAGCCCGCGCCCGGGGTCGCCGCCGACTTCGACCCGCTGACACTCCTCGACCGGCTGCTTCCCGTGTACGCGGAGGTCCTCGCCGACCTGCGCGCGGCGGGCGCCGAATGGATCCAGCTGGACGAGCCCGCCCTCGTCCAGGACCGCACGGCCGCCGACCTCAACGCGGCCGAGCGCGCCTACCGTGACCTCGGCGCCCTCACCGACCGGCCCAAGCTGCTCGTCGCGTCGTACTTCGACCGGCTCGGCGACGCACTCCCCGTACTCGCCAAGGCTCCGGTCGAGGGTCTCGCCCTCGACTTCACCGGGGCGGCCGCCGCCAACCTCGAAGCGCTGGCCTCCGTGGGCGGACTGCCCGGCAAGCGTCTGGTCGCCGGTGTCGTCAACGGCCGCAACATCTGGGTCAACGATATGGAGAAGTCCCTGGCCATCCTCGGCACCCTGCTCGGCCTCGCCGAGCGGGTCGACGTGGCCGCGTCCTGCTCCCTCCTCCACGTCCCCATCGACACGGGCCTCGAACGGGACATCGAGCCACAGATCCTGCGCTGGCTGGCCTTCGCCCGCCAGAAGACGGGCGAGATCGTGACGCTCGCCCGCGGCCTGGCCCGCGGCACCCACACGATCTCCACCCAACTCGCCGCGAACCGCGCCGACCTGGCCTCCCGGGCGGGCTCCCCCATCACCCGCGACCCGGCCGTCCGCGCCCGCACCGGCGCCGTCACGGACGCCGACGCACGGCGCTCCCAGCCGTATGCGGAGCGGGCCGCCGCCCAGCGCACCGCGCTCGGCCTGCCGCTGCTGCCGACGACGACCATCGGGTCGTTCCCGCAGACCGGTGAACTGCGCACGGCCCGCGCCGACCTGCGGGCCGGGCGGATCGACGGCGCCGGGTACGAGGAGCGCATCAAGGCCGAGATCCAGGAGGTGATCTCGTTCCAGGAGAAGACGGGCATCGACGTCCTGGTGCACGGCGAGCCCGAGCGCAACGACATGGTGCAGTACTTCGCCGAGCAGCTCACCGGCTACCTCGCCACGCAGCACGGCTGGGTCCAGTCGTACGGCACCCGCTATGTGCGCCCGCCGATCCTCGCCGGTGACATCTCCCGCCCCGAACCGATGACGGTGCGCTGGACGACGTACGCGCAGTCCCTGACCGGCCGTCCCGTCAAGGGCATGCTCACCGGCCCGGTCACCATGCTCGCCTGGTCCTTCGTCCGTGACGACCAGCCGCTCGGCGACACCGCACGCCAGGTCGCCCTCGCCTTGCGCGACGAGGTCGACGACCTGGAGGCGGCGGGCACTTCGGTCATCCAGGTCGACGAGCCCGCCCTGCGCGAGACGCTGCCCCTGCGCGCCGCCGACCACCCCGCCTATCTGGCCTGGGCCACCGAGTCCTTCCGCCTCACCACGAGCGGGGTACGGCCGGACACCCAGATCCACACCCACATGTGCTACGCGGAGTTCGGCGACATCGTCCAGGCCATCGACGACCTCGACGCCGACGTCATCAGCCTGGAGGCCGCCCGCTCCCACATGCAGGTCGCCCGCGAGCTCGCCGCCCACGGCTATCCGCGCGAGGCGGGCCCCGGCGTGTACGACATCCACTCGCCGCGCGTCCCCGGCGCCGAGGAGGCCGCCGCCCTGCTGCGCGAGGGACTCGAAGCGATCCCCGCCGAACGGCTCTGGGTCAACCCCGACTGCGGTCTGAAGACGCGTGGTTGGCCGGAGACCCGCTCCTCGCTGGAGAACCTGGTCGCGGCGGCCAGGACGGTCCGCGAGGAAATCGGGACGAGCACGTCCTGA